Proteins co-encoded in one Phycisphaerae bacterium genomic window:
- a CDS encoding GNAT family N-acetyltransferase yields MTIRRTVPQDRDILFDIWLRSVRATHDFVSEEHIQSFIPKVREHLLSTEHEFWVLCDDEGTIMGFMGISGSNIDTLFLAPEHFRRGGGRALLEHAMSICGSQLTLDVNEQNVGARRFYEACGFVVERRSELDGNGLPYPLLHMRLTGGDRPERAAGF; encoded by the coding sequence ATGACCATCCGCCGTACGGTTCCACAGGACCGCGACATCCTCTTCGACATCTGGCTGCGCTCCGTGCGGGCCACGCACGACTTCGTCTCCGAGGAGCACATCCAGTCGTTCATTCCCAAGGTTCGCGAGCACCTTCTCTCCACAGAGCACGAATTCTGGGTGCTGTGCGATGATGAAGGCACAATCATGGGCTTCATGGGCATTTCCGGTAGCAACATCGACACGCTCTTCCTCGCACCGGAGCACTTCCGCCGCGGCGGCGGCCGGGCGCTGCTCGAGCACGCAATGTCAATCTGCGGATCGCAGCTCACTCTCGACGTCAACGAGCAGAACGTGGGCGCGCGGCGGTTCTACGAGGCCTGCGGGTTCGTTGTCGAACGCCGCTCGGAACTCGACGGCAACGGCCTGCCCTATCCGCTGCTGCACATGCGGCTGACGGGCGGCGATCGGCCCGAGCGAGCCGCAGGCTTTTAG
- a CDS encoding class I SAM-dependent methyltransferase gives MTHAAPQDLFRHAEAYDRSINWKARLDREMPLLSDILGPPGLGGVLDAGCGTGRHAVALAGAGYRVTGADASPAMLEEARKHAEANGERVTWRESTYAELSERCGGGFDGIICVGNSLSAAGTRGACVEAVEQFSKCLRVGGRLFVQILNFPLMRDEHPCVRGPRVATLDGVTYISVRNFHFEPEAVIVVNTTLWQDAGRWQMQSRQGRVYPLELEHLREDCARAGMRIDGAWGSYDPEPFDARQSNNLLIAATRC, from the coding sequence ATGACGCACGCGGCACCTCAGGACCTGTTTCGCCATGCGGAGGCCTACGACCGTTCGATCAACTGGAAGGCGCGGCTCGACCGGGAGATGCCGTTACTGAGCGACATCCTCGGACCTCCGGGGCTGGGGGGCGTGCTCGACGCCGGATGCGGGACCGGCCGCCATGCCGTGGCGCTCGCCGGCGCCGGATACCGCGTCACCGGTGCGGACGCCAGCCCGGCGATGCTCGAGGAAGCCCGCAAGCATGCGGAAGCAAACGGTGAGAGGGTTACCTGGCGCGAAAGCACTTACGCCGAATTGTCTGAACGCTGTGGCGGGGGGTTCGACGGGATCATCTGCGTGGGCAACAGTCTCTCAGCCGCGGGAACGCGAGGAGCGTGTGTTGAAGCCGTCGAGCAATTCTCCAAGTGTCTCCGTGTCGGCGGCCGATTGTTCGTGCAGATCTTGAACTTCCCGCTGATGCGTGACGAGCATCCCTGCGTGCGGGGTCCGCGCGTGGCGACGCTGGACGGCGTGACTTACATCTCCGTGCGTAACTTTCATTTCGAACCGGAAGCCGTCATCGTGGTCAACACCACGCTGTGGCAGGACGCCGGCCGCTGGCAGATGCAGTCTCGGCAGGGGCGCGTTTACCCGCTCGAACTGGAACACCTGCGCGAGGACTGTGCCCGTGCGGGCATGCGGATCGACGGGGCGTGGGGAAGCTACGATCCCGAGCCGTTCGACGCGCGGCAGTCCAACAACCTGCTGATCGCGGCGACGCGCTGCTGA
- the nadB gene encoding L-aspartate oxidase: MPTLVDTRRFLSDFDSTRTGNVLTDVLVIGSGVAGARAAIEASAYGSVILLTKGRFEDSATAWAQGGIAAAVGAGDSPARHLEDTLRVGCGLSDRRAVEILVEEGPRRVEELLSWGFPVDRADGTYELGREGGHSLNRVVHASGDRTGWELARTLHEHLRRTEHVRLFEQCYVIDLLTIEGRCVGAVTFHQKYGHQLIWAGQTILASGGCGQLWRETTNPPSSTGDGLAAAFRAGATLRDMELMQFHPTTLYVAGAARALISEAVRGEGAQMVDRGGHRFMTAYHPDAELAPRDVVSRAIHQRLLDTGSNCVYLDVRQVRDFTHRFPQITRLCADFQIDVTNDLIPVRPSAHYMIGGVLVDLDGRTSLPGLYCCGESASTGIHGANRMASNSLLEGLVFGRRAGEKAGKSLAGVANGAAVKRVSSRNQRSTRTPLDLGDITNSLRSVMWRNVGIIRRRDRLVETAEILDFWAHYTLDKTFDEVSGWETQNRLTVARLIAAGALEREESIGVHYREDAPDVAAKPCHILVTRNDEGTKPTRA; encoded by the coding sequence ATGCCCACTCTTGTTGACACACGCCGTTTTCTGAGTGATTTCGACTCCACGCGTACCGGGAATGTCCTCACCGACGTGTTGGTCATTGGCAGTGGTGTGGCCGGTGCGAGGGCGGCGATCGAGGCCTCGGCCTACGGTTCCGTAATCCTCCTGACGAAAGGTCGGTTTGAGGACTCCGCCACGGCTTGGGCGCAGGGCGGAATCGCCGCAGCCGTCGGCGCGGGCGATTCACCCGCCCGCCACCTCGAGGACACCCTTCGCGTCGGTTGCGGACTTAGTGACCGCCGCGCGGTGGAGATCCTTGTCGAGGAAGGACCTCGGCGCGTCGAGGAACTGCTGTCCTGGGGTTTCCCGGTGGATCGCGCCGATGGAACGTATGAACTCGGTCGCGAAGGAGGGCATTCGCTCAACCGTGTGGTTCATGCCAGCGGCGATCGCACGGGTTGGGAGCTCGCCCGCACGCTGCACGAACACCTCCGCCGCACTGAGCACGTCCGCCTTTTCGAGCAGTGCTATGTCATCGATCTGCTGACCATCGAAGGCCGTTGCGTCGGAGCGGTGACGTTTCACCAGAAGTACGGCCACCAGCTCATCTGGGCTGGCCAGACCATCCTGGCCTCCGGCGGGTGCGGGCAACTCTGGCGTGAGACAACGAATCCGCCTTCCTCCACCGGCGACGGACTGGCCGCTGCGTTCCGAGCCGGTGCGACGTTGCGCGACATGGAGCTGATGCAGTTCCACCCGACAACGCTCTATGTGGCCGGTGCGGCGCGGGCCTTGATTTCCGAGGCGGTGCGGGGCGAAGGTGCCCAAATGGTCGACCGCGGAGGCCATCGCTTTATGACGGCGTACCACCCCGACGCGGAACTCGCTCCACGCGACGTCGTGAGCCGCGCGATCCACCAGCGCCTGCTGGATACCGGCTCAAACTGCGTCTACCTTGATGTACGCCAAGTCCGGGACTTCACCCATCGCTTCCCGCAGATCACGCGGCTTTGTGCCGACTTTCAGATCGATGTAACGAATGACCTGATTCCCGTTCGACCCAGCGCCCACTACATGATCGGCGGCGTGCTTGTCGACCTCGACGGACGGACTTCGCTCCCGGGGCTGTACTGCTGCGGTGAATCCGCCAGTACGGGCATTCACGGCGCCAACCGCATGGCCAGCAACTCCCTGCTCGAAGGACTGGTTTTCGGACGACGCGCAGGTGAAAAAGCGGGGAAAAGCCTTGCCGGTGTTGCCAACGGGGCGGCCGTCAAGCGCGTTTCCAGCCGCAACCAGCGCTCCACGCGCACGCCGCTCGACTTGGGCGATATCACCAATTCACTGCGAAGCGTCATGTGGCGAAACGTGGGAATCATCCGCCGCCGCGACCGCCTCGTGGAAACGGCCGAGATCCTCGACTTCTGGGCCCACTACACGCTGGACAAGACCTTCGACGAGGTAAGCGGATGGGAAACGCAGAACCGCCTGACCGTTGCGCGTCTGATTGCGGCCGGAGCCTTGGAACGCGAAGAGTCCATCGGCGTGCATTACCGTGAAGACGCCCCCGACGTCGCGGCGAAGCCCTGCCACATTCTCGTCACGCGAAACGACGAGGGCACGAAACCGACTCGCGCTTGA
- a CDS encoding antibiotic biosynthesis monooxygenase, producing MVTIGMNYKVRPGKEAVFEEAFRKVVHAMRNMEGHTESLMFRQVDDPFHYLIMSQWSKKEAFDAFVGSETFRNVANWGKEEILSARPKHEVYQS from the coding sequence GTGGTCACCATCGGCATGAACTACAAAGTCCGCCCCGGCAAGGAAGCCGTCTTCGAGGAGGCCTTCCGCAAGGTCGTGCACGCCATGCGCAACATGGAAGGCCACACGGAGTCGCTCATGTTCCGCCAGGTGGACGATCCCTTCCACTACCTCATCATGTCGCAGTGGTCGAAGAAGGAGGCCTTCGACGCCTTTGTCGGCTCGGAGACGTTCCGCAACGTCGCCAACTGGGGGAAAGAGGAAATTCTCTCCGCCCGGCCGAAGCATGAGGTGTATCAGAGCTGA